A stretch of Zootoca vivipara chromosome 13, rZooViv1.1, whole genome shotgun sequence DNA encodes these proteins:
- the LOC118094798 gene encoding G protein-activated inward rectifier potassium channel 1-like, translating to MSVVRRKFGDEYQAVVGTSARRKRQRFVDKNGRCNVQHGNLGSENSRYLTDLFTTLVDLKWRWNLLIFLLTYTVAWLVMASMWWGIAYLRGDLDMHHGHSPGHNPCVANVYNFPSAFLFFIETEATIGYGHRYITERCPEGIVLFLFQSLLGSVVDAFLIGCMFIKMSQPKKRAETLMFSRAAVISKRDGKLCLMFRVGNLRNSHMVSAQIRCKLIKSRQTPEGEFLPLDQCELDVGFGTGADQLFLVSPLTICHEINEKSPFFALSQRSLRSEQFEIVVILEGIVETTGMTCQARTSYTEDEVLWGHRFLPVMSLEDGFFRVDYSQFHGTFEVPTPPYSVKEQEENLSLPSPLNTPTGSNRSRREKISSLDGLDFFEEKGSRLPSKFQKICSGKRELHRGVLSLCSSNVEKACSTGDLLKIQQITSVCGTEDGGEKLMSAAFKTKSELLARSTGNLELQQRPQTLLTLGAALDHENLPAKLRKMNSGHLS from the exons ATGTCGGTGGTGCGCCGGAAGTTCGGCGACGAATACCAGGCTGTGGTGGGCACGTCGGCGCGGCGGAAGCGCCAGCGCTTTGTGGACAAGAACGGCCGCTGCAACGTCCAGCATGGCAACCTGGGCAGCGAGAACAGCCGCTACTTGACGGACCTCTTCACCACCCTGGTGGACCTCAAGTGGCGCTGGAACCTGCTCATCTTCCTGCTGACCTACACGGTGGCCTGGCTGGTCATGGCCTCCATGTGGTGGGGGATCGCCTACTTGCGGGGAGACCTGGACATGCACCACGGGCACAGCCCTGGGCACAACCCTTGCGTGGCCAACGTCTACAACTTCCCCTCGGCCTTCCTCTTCTTCATTGAGACGGAGGCGACCATCGGATACGGGCACCGCTACATCACAGAGCGCTGCCCTGAGGGCATCGTGCTCTTCCTCTTCCAGTCGCTACTGGGCTCCGTGGTGGACGCCTTCCTCATTGGCTGCATGTTCATCAAGATGTCCCAGCCCAAGAAGAGGGCTGAGACCCTCATGTTCAGCCGCGCCGCGGTCATCTCCAAGCGAGACGGGAAGCTGTGCCTCATGTTCCGCGTGGGGAACCTGCGCAACAGCCACATGGTCTCGGCCCAGATCCGCTGCAAACTTATCAAG TCACGACAGACGCCAGAAGGTGAATTCCTGCCACTAGACCAATGCGAGCTCGATGTTGGATTCGGAACTGGGGCCGACCAACTGTTCCTCGTCTCTCCTCTCACCATCTGCCATGAAATCAACGAAAAGAGCCCCTTTTTTGCCCTCTCGCAGAGATCACTACGGAGCGAGCAGTTCGAGATTGTCGTTATCCTGGAAGGCATCGTCGAAACTACAG GGATGACGTGCCAAGCCAGGACTTCCTACACAGAAGATGAAGTTCTCTGGGGCCACCGGTTCCTCCCTGTGATGTCGCTGGAAGATGGTTTCTTCCGCGTGGATTACTCTCAGTTCCACGGAACGTTTGAAGTCCCCACTCCCCCCTACAGCGTGAAAGAGCAGGAAGAGAACCTCTCTCTCCCTTCGCCTTTGAACACCCCTACGGGGAGCAACCGAAGCAGGAGGGAAAAGATCTCCTCCCTCGATGGCCTGGATTTTTTCGAAGAAAAGGGCAGCAGGCTCCCCAGCAAATTCCAGAAAATCTGCTCCGGGAAACGGGAGCTCCACAGAGGGGTCCTCAGCCTTTGCTCCAGCAACGTGGAGAAAGCATGTAGCACGGGAGATCTGCTCAAAATCCAGCAGATCACCTCCGTCTGCGGCACAGAAGACGGGGGCGAGAAGTTGATGTCGGCAGCCTTCAAAACCAAATCGGAGCTGCTGGCTCGCTCCACCGGGAACCTCGAACTCCAGCAAAGGCCTCAAACCTTGCTCACCTTGGGAGCGGCGTTAGATCATGAGAATTTGCCCGCCAAGCTGCGGAAAATGAACTCGGGACACCTGTCCTAA